A genomic window from Periweissella cryptocerci includes:
- the rpmF gene encoding 50S ribosomal protein L32 — MAVPSHKTSKSNKRARRGHIKLVAAGMSACPNCGELRKSHYVCASCGFYNGQEVVKSAK, encoded by the coding sequence ATGGCAGTTCCATCACACAAGACTTCAAAGTCTAACAAGCGTGCCCGTCGCGGTCACATCAAGCTTGTTGCCGCAGGTATGAGCGCTTGCCCAAACTGTGGAGAATTACGTAAGTCACACTATGTTTGTGCATCATGTGGCTTCTACAACGGTCAAGAAGTTGTTAAGTCAGCTAAGTAA
- a CDS encoding YceD family protein, with amino-acid sequence MKWSLLELRKYKEEALQITETLDLKEDVLKRFPEFILDVTPVEVQGFLEYRNEDVYIHAHVTGQMVVPSSRSLKPVDLPLDFDIDETYTSDESHLDRYEITDSVILLDNDVLNFDEAVEEYLLLQIPLQILAEDEDEDDIKLPSGHDWEVVTEQQLEAQKAETTTIDPRLAKLKDLFPDQD; translated from the coding sequence ATGAAATGGTCATTGCTTGAACTACGTAAGTACAAAGAGGAAGCTCTTCAAATTACGGAAACATTAGATCTCAAGGAAGATGTTTTAAAGCGATTCCCTGAATTCATCTTAGATGTCACGCCCGTTGAAGTGCAAGGTTTCCTTGAATACCGAAACGAAGACGTCTACATTCATGCCCATGTGACGGGTCAGATGGTTGTGCCTTCATCACGTTCATTGAAGCCGGTGGATTTGCCACTTGATTTCGATATTGATGAAACATATACTTCTGATGAAAGTCATTTGGATCGTTATGAGATTACCGATTCAGTAATCTTATTAGATAACGATGTATTGAATTTTGATGAAGCGGTGGAGGAGTATTTATTACTTCAAATTCCTTTGCAAATCTTGGCTGAGGACGAAGACGAGGATGACATTAAGTTGCCATCTGGTCATGATTGGGAAGTTGTTACTGAACAACAACTCGAAGCCCAAAAAGCCGAAACTACTACTATTGATCCACGTCTCGCTAAACTCAAAGACTTATTCCCTGATCAGGATTAG
- a CDS encoding nucleotidyltransferase, giving the protein MLKNVALITEYNPFHNGHLYHLQLAKRLTNADVVIVMMSGNYVQRGEPALFDKWTRTNEALQNGADLVFELPFSAAVQPAHLFARGAVEQLMALGVSEIVFGVEHAEYNFLDLARKMPTQAAEFQRYNQTFASAFNTELAQATGVRLDDPNDILAFGYARAIIELNADIKLTPIQRVQAGYHDDNLPEAGHIASATAIRMSTADVAQYVPQQTAQDLALGADVTPFSVGWWPLLRYRLQTTSAQDLAHIYQMNEGLEHRIKEASYRYTDFASFMDQVKTKRFTYARIQRVLLYTLLNVTDDDMHNAMAHPMLHLLGYSNSGQTWLRTNKKDFTLPLISKVNRELRQGEYELQYRVDSIYGQLKGDKRDQNIGRVPLRSLDIAD; this is encoded by the coding sequence ATGTTAAAAAACGTGGCGCTAATTACAGAATACAATCCCTTTCATAATGGGCACTTATACCATTTGCAACTGGCTAAACGGTTAACTAATGCAGATGTGGTTATCGTAATGATGAGTGGTAACTATGTTCAACGCGGTGAGCCAGCACTTTTTGATAAATGGACACGTACGAATGAAGCGCTACAAAATGGGGCCGATTTAGTCTTTGAATTGCCATTCAGTGCTGCTGTTCAACCAGCGCATTTATTTGCCCGCGGAGCGGTGGAGCAGCTTATGGCATTAGGGGTGAGTGAGATTGTTTTTGGCGTTGAACATGCCGAATATAATTTTTTAGACTTAGCCCGCAAAATGCCAACACAAGCCGCCGAATTTCAACGTTATAATCAAACTTTTGCCTCAGCGTTTAATACAGAACTTGCGCAAGCTACCGGTGTCCGTCTGGATGATCCTAATGATATATTAGCATTTGGATATGCACGGGCAATTATTGAATTAAATGCCGACATTAAATTAACCCCAATTCAACGGGTTCAGGCGGGGTATCATGATGATAATTTACCGGAAGCTGGTCATATTGCAAGTGCTACAGCAATCCGTATGAGTACGGCCGACGTTGCGCAATACGTGCCACAACAAACGGCACAAGATTTAGCCCTTGGAGCCGATGTAACACCTTTTTCGGTCGGTTGGTGGCCGTTATTACGTTATCGACTCCAAACGACGTCAGCGCAAGATTTAGCGCACATTTATCAAATGAACGAGGGGCTAGAGCATCGGATAAAGGAAGCAAGCTATCGATACACTGATTTTGCGAGCTTTATGGACCAAGTCAAAACAAAACGCTTTACGTATGCACGGATTCAACGGGTATTATTGTATACGCTATTAAACGTGACAGACGATGACATGCACAATGCCATGGCACATCCCATGCTACATTTATTGGGTTATTCTAATAGCGGTCAAACTTGGTTACGAACTAATAAAAAAGATTTCACATTACCACTAATTAGTAAAGTTAATCGCGAATTAAGGCAGGGTGAGTATGAGCTGCAATATCGGGTTGATAGTATTTATGGGCAATTAAAAGGTGATAAACGGGACCAAAATATTGGCCGGGTACCACTTAGAAGCCTTGATATAGCTGATTAA
- a CDS encoding helix-turn-helix domain-containing protein, translated as MFLGSVIKQRREELHLTQTQLSSGITTQATISELENKNSAPTIKILVAICKRLNLTLNDVVSDFNVHRADDVIQKLNLAEKYSRSLKPDKVKEVIDSIDTKDLSTDEATAFYYFLKGNIALIIDQDFDDAQFYYNLVLNAQDKNNPSIYVILAETSIGISYFRKDDSQKAKYYLDKAFHDIMTGDLNLQNNLSRVQFALTNIGNYYSKIKEFELSKTVLEYGIQLNREFGSINSLDYFYHLLAYDLIQEDPNNLEQAIYYAKIAVSMAEHLKNDYMVEHSSYFVEHKKFLPDVK; from the coding sequence ATGTTTCTAGGTAGCGTTATTAAACAAAGACGAGAAGAATTACATCTTACCCAAACTCAATTGAGTAGCGGAATTACCACTCAAGCCACGATTAGTGAGCTTGAAAACAAGAATTCTGCCCCAACCATCAAAATCCTAGTCGCTATTTGTAAGCGGCTTAATTTGACGTTAAATGACGTCGTGTCTGATTTCAACGTCCACCGTGCGGATGATGTCATCCAAAAGCTTAACTTAGCCGAAAAATATAGTCGCTCATTAAAGCCTGATAAAGTTAAGGAAGTAATCGATAGTATCGACACCAAAGACTTATCAACTGATGAAGCAACCGCCTTTTATTATTTTTTAAAGGGAAATATTGCTTTAATTATTGACCAGGATTTTGATGATGCCCAATTTTATTACAATCTTGTCTTGAATGCCCAGGACAAGAACAACCCTTCAATTTATGTGATTTTAGCGGAAACTTCGATTGGCATTAGTTACTTCCGCAAAGACGATTCACAAAAAGCAAAATATTACTTAGACAAAGCGTTTCACGATATCATGACTGGTGATCTCAATTTACAAAATAATTTATCACGTGTCCAATTCGCTTTGACTAATATTGGTAACTACTATTCAAAAATCAAAGAATTTGAGCTGAGTAAAACCGTCCTCGAATACGGAATTCAGCTCAATCGCGAATTCGGATCAATTAACTCCCTTGACTACTTCTATCACTTGTTAGCATATGATTTAATACAAGAAGATCCTAACAACCTTGAGCAAGCAATCTACTACGCTAAGATTGCTGTTAGCATGGCCGAGCATTTAAAAAATGATTATATGGTCGAACATAGTTCTTACTTTGTCGAACACAAAAAATTTCTTCCGGATGTTAAATAA
- a CDS encoding transposase — protein sequence MSQDNCILRELNLKDKNIHFTDNEAGEWNYFDYRGRGDKRHKCLIYTANLTYSVSRCSDCGFRDCVEHWGWTSTEMRLTGTSLWDVRLALRKQRFHCKNCGNTFTAASSDFKKNCQISRNTKVIVKQNLNEDMMTEKL from the coding sequence ATGTCCCAAGACAATTGTATCTTACGTGAGTTAAATTTAAAAGATAAAAACATCCATTTTACCGACAATGAAGCAGGAGAATGGAACTATTTTGATTATCGTGGTCGCGGAGACAAGCGACATAAATGCTTAATTTATACCGCTAATTTAACCTATTCCGTTAGCCGATGCAGTGACTGTGGTTTTCGTGATTGCGTCGAGCACTGGGGGTGGACTTCAACCGAGATGCGACTCACTGGCACGAGCTTGTGGGATGTGCGCTTAGCGCTGCGTAAACAACGTTTTCACTGTAAGAATTGTGGTAATACATTTACAGCAGCGTCATCCGACTTCAAAAAGAACTGCCAAATTTCACGAAACACGAAAGTAATCGTAAAACAGAATCTAAACGAAGATATGATGACAGAAAAACTGTAG
- a CDS encoding DUF2922 family protein, with protein sequence MTEAKKLVLTFENDHGKSSLLTLVKFKEPVDAAKVKATIAVIAQSQIFVTKEGFHTYTTPAST encoded by the coding sequence ATGACCGAAGCTAAAAAATTAGTCTTAACTTTTGAAAATGACCACGGCAAATCAAGTTTACTCACTTTAGTGAAATTCAAAGAACCCGTTGACGCCGCTAAGGTTAAGGCAACCATAGCAGTGATTGCCCAAAGCCAAATCTTCGTTACAAAGGAAGGTTTCCATACATATACAACACCAGCATCAACTTGA
- a CDS encoding transposase — protein MIESFWVTASNGRVEGVNRRINQIQRTAYGYVKAAKLVSSNSFLIIK, from the coding sequence ATCATTGAATCGTTTTGGGTGACAGCCAGTAACGGGCGCGTTGAAGGTGTTAACCGGCGCATCAACCAAATACAGCGGACTGCCTATGGTTACGTTAAGGCCGCTAAACTTGTTTCATCGAATTCATTTCTAATTATTAAATAA
- a CDS encoding TerC family protein yields the protein MLTWLHQLIAPFFDGANWHQAILTGNGWLVIISIVILECLLSVDNAVVLAAKTSVLTNEKDREKALFAGIWSAFIFRMLVVIIAAYIVGFWQIKVAGAIYLIYLSLEYFWKSNHAQGTKDDITSADIPHSKQNASPKVWRVALELEVINLLFSVDSVLASVAISPNPVIVLIGGIVGILAVRFIAEVIMKVMVFVPELEPMAYILIAIIAIKMFLEIPAIGLELSAGWFALLILVVVGVTLLIHRLRDK from the coding sequence ATGCTAACTTGGTTACATCAACTAATTGCCCCATTCTTTGATGGGGCTAACTGGCACCAAGCCATCCTAACTGGTAACGGCTGGCTAGTAATTATTTCAATCGTAATCTTAGAATGTTTACTATCAGTAGATAATGCTGTGGTACTCGCTGCTAAAACGTCGGTCCTCACTAACGAAAAAGACCGTGAAAAAGCATTATTTGCCGGCATCTGGAGTGCTTTTATTTTTCGAATGCTTGTGGTAATCATTGCAGCTTACATCGTTGGCTTCTGGCAAATTAAAGTAGCTGGTGCAATTTACTTGATTTATTTAAGCCTGGAATACTTTTGGAAATCCAATCATGCTCAAGGCACTAAAGATGACATAACTAGCGCTGATATTCCACATTCTAAGCAAAATGCATCACCAAAAGTTTGGCGCGTGGCGTTAGAACTAGAAGTAATTAATCTACTTTTTTCTGTTGATTCAGTTTTAGCAAGCGTTGCAATTTCACCTAACCCTGTCATCGTACTAATTGGTGGAATTGTTGGGATCCTGGCCGTCCGCTTCATTGCCGAAGTCATCATGAAAGTCATGGTTTTTGTGCCCGAACTTGAACCTATGGCATATATCTTGATTGCAATCATTGCCATTAAGATGTTTCTTGAAATTCCCGCAATCGGTCTCGAACTTTCGGCCGGATGGTTTGCTTTACTAATTCTTGTAGTTGTCGGTGTAACACTCTTAATTCATCGATTACGCGATAAATAA
- a CDS encoding Bax inhibitor-1/YccA family protein, which produces MNNNDNVSYYEGSGQQNVVSEVGLAKFFAKMYRYMSMALLVSAITAWSTANVFTGLMQAISTNRLFFYGLIIVEFALVLAVNSKGIRGVASALPMLILFSIVNGVLLSSIFVIYSGASIIGAFVGTAAIFISMSVWGMVTKKSMTKLGSHLFGALIGLIVASVVNMFLGNGAVGLFLSWASVIIFTLLSAYDTNKMKQIYMQNGNSANMTGLAVFGALSLYLDFINIFLSLLRIFGGGRD; this is translated from the coding sequence ATGAATAATAATGATAATGTAAGCTACTATGAAGGTAGTGGACAGCAAAATGTGGTTAGCGAGGTCGGCTTGGCTAAGTTTTTCGCAAAAATGTACCGTTATATGTCGATGGCGTTGCTAGTATCAGCAATAACTGCTTGGTCAACGGCCAATGTGTTTACTGGGTTGATGCAAGCAATTAGCACAAATCGTTTGTTCTTCTACGGTTTGATTATCGTTGAATTTGCTTTGGTATTAGCTGTGAACTCAAAAGGAATCCGTGGTGTGGCTTCGGCATTACCAATGTTAATTTTGTTCTCAATTGTTAATGGTGTGTTGTTGTCATCCATCTTTGTTATCTATTCTGGTGCATCAATCATTGGTGCTTTCGTCGGAACGGCTGCAATCTTTATCAGCATGTCCGTTTGGGGGATGGTTACTAAGAAGAGCATGACAAAATTAGGGAGCCACTTATTTGGTGCCTTGATTGGTCTGATTGTAGCTTCAGTTGTAAATATGTTTCTTGGCAATGGTGCTGTAGGCTTGTTCTTGTCATGGGCTTCAGTAATTATCTTCACGTTGTTGTCAGCGTATGATACAAACAAGATGAAGCAAATTTACATGCAAAATGGTAACTCAGCCAACATGACCGGGTTAGCAGTGTTCGGTGCCTTGAGTTTATACCTTGATTTTATTAACATCTTCTTAAGCCTGTTACGAATCTTTGGTGGCGGACGCGATTAA
- the murC gene encoding UDP-N-acetylmuramate--L-alanine ligase, with amino-acid sequence MMAETKYYFIGIKGSGMASLALILHDQGYEVAGSDITQYTFTQTPLEAAGIKMYPFDAANLHEGWTIVRGNSFEDDQVEVAQAIAMGLDIKTYPEVVEQLVNETTSIGVAGAHGKTSTTGLLAHVLGGVEPTAYLIGDGTGKGIKDARFFTFEMDEYRRHFEDYTPDYAIMTNIDFDHPDYFTGIDDVRSAFQDVANKVKKGIFAWGDDAQLRMLKTDVPMYFYGTSTDDDFRATNIERSPEGAKFDVYYHDEFLGNFATPLFGEHGVLNSLAVIAVSYFEKLDLDLVKQELLSFTGVKRRFAETKLSDDIVLVDDYAHHPTEIKATIDAARQKYPNREVVAIFQPHTFSRTQAYQDDYVDILDKADKVYLTEIFTSARETTGAISSADLGARMNKFQGILHEDSMDQLLDLHNAVLVFMGAGDLQKYEEKYKQLLNA; translated from the coding sequence ATTATGGCAGAAACAAAGTACTATTTCATCGGAATTAAAGGTTCGGGGATGGCATCATTAGCACTAATCTTGCATGATCAAGGGTATGAGGTTGCGGGATCAGATATTACCCAATATACGTTTACCCAAACGCCACTTGAAGCTGCGGGCATTAAGATGTACCCATTTGACGCGGCCAATTTGCACGAAGGTTGGACGATTGTGCGCGGTAACTCATTTGAAGATGACCAAGTTGAAGTTGCACAAGCAATTGCGATGGGTTTGGATATTAAGACATACCCAGAAGTTGTGGAACAACTTGTTAATGAAACAACTTCAATTGGGGTTGCTGGTGCGCACGGGAAGACGTCAACAACTGGTCTTTTGGCCCACGTGTTGGGTGGTGTTGAACCAACAGCTTATTTAATTGGTGATGGTACTGGTAAGGGAATTAAGGATGCGCGATTCTTTACGTTTGAAATGGACGAATACCGTCGTCACTTTGAAGACTATACCCCAGATTATGCCATTATGACGAATATTGATTTTGATCACCCTGATTATTTTACTGGGATTGATGATGTTCGCTCTGCATTCCAAGATGTGGCGAACAAGGTGAAAAAGGGAATCTTTGCATGGGGGGATGATGCCCAACTCCGGATGTTGAAGACTGATGTACCAATGTACTTCTATGGCACAAGTACCGATGATGACTTCCGAGCAACTAATATTGAGCGTTCACCAGAAGGCGCGAAGTTTGATGTTTACTATCATGATGAATTTCTTGGCAATTTTGCAACGCCATTATTTGGTGAACACGGTGTCTTGAACTCATTGGCAGTAATTGCAGTCAGTTACTTTGAGAAACTTGATTTGGACTTGGTAAAGCAGGAATTACTTTCATTTACAGGGGTGAAGCGCCGTTTCGCCGAAACTAAGCTAAGTGATGATATTGTGTTGGTTGACGATTATGCGCACCACCCAACTGAAATCAAGGCAACGATTGATGCTGCACGTCAAAAGTATCCAAACCGTGAAGTTGTCGCTATTTTCCAACCACACACATTCTCGCGGACACAAGCATACCAAGATGATTATGTCGATATTTTGGACAAAGCGGACAAAGTCTATTTGACTGAAATCTTTACTTCAGCGCGTGAAACAACTGGTGCAATTAGCTCTGCTGATTTAGGCGCGCGCATGAATAAATTCCAAGGAATTTTACATGAAGACAGCATGGATCAACTGCTCGATTTACACAATGCTGTTTTGGTGTTCATGGGTGCTGGTGATTTACAAAAATACGAAGAAAAATATAAACAATTGTTGAATGCCTAA